Part of the Deltaproteobacteria bacterium genome, GCCATCCCCCTGGGGGTCTACAGCGCCCGCAAGCGGGGGAAGGCCGGCGACCACGCGGCGATGCTCTTCTCGCTGACCGGCGTGAGCCTGCCCCGGGCCTGGTTCGGTCCCCTGCTGATCCTGGTCTTCGTCGTCCAACTCGACTGGCTGCCCGCCCTCGGCGAGCCCGGGCCGACGACCATCGTGCTTCCCGCCCTCACCCTCGGCCTGGCGATGATGGCCATGCTCTCCCGGATGACCCGGGCCTCGGTCCTCGACGTGGATCGCGAGGACTTCGTGACCACCGCGCGCGCCAAGGGCCTCTCCGAGCGCACGGTGGTCTGGCGACACATCGTCCGCAACGCCCTCATCCCGGTGATCACCATCGTGGGCCTGCAGTTCGGCACCCTCCTGGCCGGCGCGATCGTCACCGAGAAGATCTTCAACTGGCCGGGGATGGGCACCCTCCTGCTGACCGCCATCCAGCAGCGCGACTACAACACGGTGCGAGCCTGCGTGCTCCTCTTCACCACCCTCTACGTGGGGGTGAACCTGCTCACCGACCTGGCCTACGGCCTGGTGGATCCGCGGGTGCGGGTCGGAGGGACGGCGCGGTGAGCCGCTGGCAGGTCTTCACGCGCGGCGCCCGACGCTACCCCGGCGCCTACGCCGGCGGGCTGCTGGTGGCCATCGTCTGCGTGGCCGCCCTGCTCGCCCCCTGGCTCTCGCCCTTCTCTCCCGAGGCGATGGACCTGCCCGCCGAGCTCACCGGCCCCACCGGGACCCACCCGCTGGGCACCGGCGACAACGGCGTCGACGTGCTCACCCACGTGCTCCACGGGGCGAGGGTGTCGCTCTACGTCGCGCTCTTCACGACCCTGATCTCGGTCCTGCTCGGCGTGCTGGCCGGGCTCTACGCCGGCTACTTCGGCGGCTGGGTCGACGAGGTGCTGATGCGCATCGTCGACATCCTCCTGGCCTTCCCCGGCATCCTCCTGGCGATCTTCATCACCGCCGTGCTGGGGCCCGCCATCGAGCACCTGGTGCTGGCCCTCGCCCTCACCGGGTGGGTGGGCTACGCCCGCCTGGCCCGGGCGCAGGTCCTCGCCCTGCGGGAGCGGGAGTTCGTCCTGGCGGCGCGGGCCCTCGGCGCGCGCACCCCCCGCATCTTCCTCAAGCACCTGGTCCCGAACA contains:
- a CDS encoding ABC transporter permease, translating into MSRFFLGRLASTLVSLAGVTLIVTLFLNFIPGDPIEVMLGEQAEQVDREALRAAIGLDRSAPEQVWIFVRDLTSGELRTSLPPFQTKVLPRIAEKMPRTILLAVVSVLFAVLLAIPLGVYSARKRGKAGDHAAMLFSLTGVSLPRAWFGPLLILVFVVQLDWLPALGEPGPTTIVLPALTLGLAMMAMLSRMTRASVLDVDREDFVTTARAKGLSERTVVWRHIVRNALIPVITIVGLQFGTLLAGAIVTEKIFNWPGMGTLLLTAIQQRDYNTVRACVLLFTTLYVGVNLLTDLAYGLVDPRVRVGGTAR
- a CDS encoding ABC transporter permease — protein: MSRWQVFTRGARRYPGAYAGGLLVAIVCVAALLAPWLSPFSPEAMDLPAELTGPTGTHPLGTGDNGVDVLTHVLHGARVSLYVALFTTLISVLLGVLAGLYAGYFGGWVDEVLMRIVDILLAFPGILLAIFITAVLGPAIEHLVLALALTGWVGYARLARAQVLALREREFVLAARALGARTPRIFLKHLVPNIAGPIIVQATFGLPGVILAEVALSFLGLGVPPGTPSWGALLEAGAQYLLVAPHLATAPGIAVVITVLGFNFLGDGLRDRLDPRSH